The following nucleotide sequence is from Cricetulus griseus strain 17A/GY chromosome 9, alternate assembly CriGri-PICRH-1.0, whole genome shotgun sequence.
AGGTTTCTGGGTTATGTGTCTGCTGCTGCACCGCTAGGTCCCAGGACTGGGTGGAAGGAAAGGAGCAGGTGTCTGTCTTCAAACACCAGGTGTACATCCTCAGCCAAGAAGTCCACACCCGCTGCTCAACGAAGAGCTGGAGAGCATGGAGGAGCGTGGGTGATTACAAACCCACGGACGCCCCCTGCTTCGTTAACATCAACTGGAGCAAGACCAGAAGCCAGCTCTGCCCAGTAGGCCCTGACAGGAGCTGTCCTCCGGGCTCTGCAGCTGTCCCGGGCTTCAAGAGCTAAGTGTGATAAATTGGGGGCTGCCCTCCCACCTTGTGGCTAAAGGCTGTTGCTACCACCGTGGACCTTTTGGTTCCTTGTAGCCTGCAAAACTGCTCACTGGGTAAACGGTGAGTGTGGGGGTACGGCTGCGGGGAGTAGTAAGATGACAAGTTAAATTCGTCTAGAAATGGGGGTCTGCTAAGCAACTCAGGCTACTGTTGGAGTCAAGGCAATCCTGCTTCAGCCTAGCTTGTGCCGGGAGTTCAGGCGTGAATCCTCACACTCGGCCTCACTGAGCCATTTGGATGCCCAGTTCtggccttcctcctttctctttagcCTCTAGCTGGGTGATGGCTAGGTAGCATGTTTCCTTGGCCTTGACCTAGCCCAACTCATCACCTAGCCCAATCCTCTTAGACACCCGGCCAGTGTCTGCAGAATCTCAGCCAGGTGGGAGAACTGAAAAGGGGCCACAGGGACACAGCAACAGATGGTGTGACAGCCCTTCCCCAGCCGCGTccttccatcttcccagcctctttAAGTAGCAGTGAGCAGGAGGTGGGCTCAGGCTCTCTTCTGCTCTCAAGAAAGTGCTGCAGAGCCGAggggtggtggcctttaatcctagcacttgggaggcagaggcagagggcctctgtgagttcaaggccagcctggtctgcagagcaagttccaggatagtcatggctacacaaagaaaccctctctcaaacacacacacacacacacacacacacacacacacacacacacacacgaaaataaaaacatacatataaaaatagatttatatatatatatataaacgaGGCAAatctcagtgagctccaggctagccaaggctagcctcaaacttgttttgcctctgcctctcatgtgctgggaacaaaacaagCCTTGCttgttttgcctttgtttgtttacagttttttttttaattttttgtttgtttgaaacagaatCTATCAGTATAGCcgtggctgacctagaacttactgtgtagaccaggctggccttgaactcacagaggcccacctgcctgtgcctcctgagtactaggattaaaggtgtgtgctaccactttTATGCCCAGATCTGTGAGTCCACCAAAAAACCAACAAGGAGACTGAATCCCATATGTACATGAAGAGTCTTTATTCAAGTTCGAACTTGGAGTCTCTGTGTGTCCAAGACCTTGGCACTATCAGAGAGCCTGGAGATGAGCTCAGTTGGGGTGGGGTTTTTATCATAGTAGAGGTTGGTGTCGTGGTGAATGGGGATGGGTGTGTCTGGGCTAAGGGACatctggtgatcctgtctacaGTGTTAGGTATTTTCCCCTTGGATGGCCCTTTCCTGGGTGGTCCGAGTTTGTGGTCTTCCCTGGAGTTGGTGTTGCTTTAGGGTAAATGAAACTCAGGCTATTGAGCCTGGCATGGCAGGTGTGTACCAAGCTGCCCTGGACCACACTTGGGCTTGtagtttttttccagacaggttctCCCTGTGTATTACTGGCTAGTTTGGTAGTTATGTAAACCAACTAACCCTGAATTTACAGATGTCAGACTGCATGTCTTCCcattgctggcattaaaggcttgcccgggccatcacacccagtttaaAGCAATTTTTgtgcttattttatttgttttgttttattgatacagggtttctctgtgtagccagccCCGTCTGTCTTCGACCTCACCGAGACCTGTGTACCACTGCCTCTCCAGTgatgataggattaaaggcatacaccaccactaccaccctggcttttgttttgttttgtttttcgagacagggtttctctgtgtagctttggagcctgtcctggcactcgctctggagaccaggctggcctcgaactcacgttcccagttccttcccacctctcccctcataatccactccttttctgtctctcattaaaaaacgAACAGGCTTCTAAAAgataaccaaacatgacaaaataaactataataagataaagcaaaaactctCATATTGCAGTTGGGTacggcaacccaacaggaggatgCATTCCCAAAGGCTGGTGCAAGAATCAGTGACCCACTcgctcacacactcaggagtcccataaaaatactaaactaggaagccagcctggtccacagagcaagtcccaggacagcctccaaagctacagagaaaccctgtctgaaaaaacaaaacagggctggagagattgctcagtggttaagagcactgcttattcttccaaaggtcctgagttcaaccacatggtggctcacaaccatccgtaatgagatctggtgccctccagATCTGGCCTGCAGTcttacatgcagacagaacactgtacacataataaatctaaaaaaaaaaaaaaggaaaaagaaaacaaaacaacagcaacaaaacaaaaacaaacaaaaaactaagctGGTAGCTATAATATATAAGCAGAGGACCTGgagcagacccatgtaggccctgtgcttgctgcttttaagtctctgtgagttcaaacgtCCCTTTGCGCAGTGATATCCAGAAAGAGGCCCGGCCTCTGTACTGTCTCCCTGAGGTTCTAGAGTCTCTGCCGCCCCCTACTGGCTATCCCTGCCCCTAGCGCTCTCCCCACAGCTGGTTCTCTGACCCTGTCTGGTCCCATTTAGCTAACTCGACAATCCTCTAAATCCAGACGGGCCTCAGCAGGAAGCGAGGGATTGAGGAGGACAGAATTAGGTCTGGTGTCGGCAGACGCATGTTGGGCTACCAGAGAGAATAGGGACAGGCAGCTTTCGTAAAACGCCTATATGACCTGACAAACCCTGAGATGAGctcagagaaaaaaagagatgctACAGACGGAGGCAGAGGGCCAGAGAGTCCCTTGGTTTTACTTTTTAGATTTGGCAGTGTTTTATTATTTGCAGTGCTGAGGACGGAACCCAAAGGTCAGAGtactccttttaaaatatttttatttgcttatcctgtgtgtgtgtgtgtgtgtgtgtgagagagagagagagagagagaggcgggggggaggggggagacagagacagagagattgggGTGTAGGGCTCATAGGAACCAgggcacacatggaggtcagaggacaactttgtggcaTCAGCTCTCTCCAAGTTTATGTTGGGTCTGGGGCTTTGCAGCCCTGAACCATCTTACCAgcgccccccctttttttattagttcaaattaggaacaagcttgcttcagacgtcattcccttctccctctccaccccccccaacatcccacctgcccctagccatccccccctccactccccaggcagaaattcttgttttattttttcaagacagcgtttccctgtgtagctttggagcctatactggcactcgctctgtagagcaggctggcctcgaactcacagaggtctgcttgcctctgcttcccgagtgctgggatgaaagatgtgcgctaccaacgcccagctggattGGGTGTCTTGCCcgagtgtatgtatgtgcgtcgtgtgtgtgtgcctggcgTTACAGACGGCTGTgggtcaccatgtgggtgttgggaactgaacccagggtccTCTAGATAAGAgaagccagtcctcttaaccactgagagaTGGCTCTCCAGCTGACTATACGTGGAACCATTCCCTGAACAGGGGCTCTTCCAACTATGTGAGCCGAGCATGAGGCTCACCCTGCTTAttacatttttactttgtgtgtctGCGCGCGGGCACTCTCAGGAGTGTTTGCCAAGGCAGGCAATGGTGGTCGAGGACAAATTGGGAGGgttacttctctccttccacctcatgGGTCCCAAGGACGGAACTCAGCCGTCAGTCTAGGCAGCAAGCCCCTTtgcctgctgggccatctccccagccctatttCCCTGCTTCAAGACTGCAGACACAGTGTGCCCTGCTGGATGGCCTATGACCAAAATTGACCACGTCACCCTCAAGTTGCCTCGTCTAACTTTTATTCAACTGGGAacagctggcaagatggctgctTATCTTCTTGCAGTCTGAGCTGCGGAGAAGGGAAACCGAGGCAGGTAAATAGGTGGGAGACATCTGGCCTCACTTGGTGGCCGCAGGAACATCGAGGAAAAACCACAGGTCTTTGACACATTTCAGTCCTTCCTGTCATAAGGCGGCTGTCAGGAGGTCCCAggactgtggagagagagagagacatgaaatGGTCAGCTTGcaaggtgggggggaggggtgggctaTAAAAGGCCaagcaaagccaggtgtggtgcacaTTCCTGCAGTCCTGGCAATCCTCCGGCCTCTCAAGTGCCGCTTTGACAAATGAGCCACCGTGTGGCTGAGCTGAAACTGTAACTAGATTCCTGGTGTAAAGCATGCTGGGAGTGGGCGTCTAGTCCAAGGGGTATGGGATGTGATACccagctgggttttgttttgtttttgagacagggtttctctgtgttaacagctttcgctattctggaactccctctgtagaccaggctggcctcaaactcaagagatccgcctgtctttgcctcccaagtgctagaattaaaggcgtgcaccaccaatgcccagctgtcaTACCTAGGTCTAGACCAAGGTACAGGACTAAAACCAAGGTAGAacaagtggcaaaaaaaaaaaaaaaagcagaattcAAAACAAAGCCTAGGCACCTTGATAAGTTCAAGCCAGACCAGGCAATCAGACAtatttaatccctgcactcgggaggcagaggcaggtggatctctgtgagtctgagaccactcagggctgttacacagagaaaccctgtctcgaaaaatcaaaacaacaataaataaataaataaataaataaataaaggtagctcagtggtagagcccctgcctagaatcccccaatcGCAGAGTATTCAAATCCCAGTACAAAAAATAGATCTGGTAGTGGTGGTTAATACctattgttcctttctttctttctttctttctttttttttggtttttcgagacagggtttctttgtggctttggagcctgtcctggcactcgctctggagaccaggccagtctaaaattcacagagatccacctgcctctgcctccaggtgctgagaataaaggcatgcgctaccaccgcccagcttgcattctttttcaaattacattaatttttattttgtatgcatcgATAtatgccatgggtgtcaggtcctttaacacctttaatcccagcactacagagagagttcaaggtTAGCAGGGTCTATAAAtcatgttccaggacagtcagggctattaactgcctcaaaaacacaaaaaacaaaataaatatataaataaaatcaaacgGAGAATGTGCTGTGACTAGGGATCAGGACTGTATTCCAGAGCACACTGGGTAGACACTAGTCCCTGGGCCACCCTATTATGTGACCAAATGCATCAGAAACTTTTCTGTCAAAGGAACAAAGATGATCCAGGACTGAACTGCCAGGGCTCTTTTGTAgcattttgttattgttagatttattctttttttttgggggggggggcgtagtttgagacagggtttctctgtggctttggaggctgtcctggtaactagctcttatagaccaggttggtctcaaactcacagagatccacctgcctctgcctcccaagtgctgggattaaaggcgtgcgtcaccaacacccagcgaagCTGTgatctttgcctgtctaaaacacctgatggtccctAATAGAGCTGAACGGCAAATagggaggcaggaacaaggataggTAGGGCTGCCAAGCAGAAAGGATAcacagaaggagaaacaagatgagaagatagaacaaggagaggaggaagagaagctgGTTAAAAACAAGCCAGGCTAAGGCCAGGAactcataattaagaataagcctcccgagtattgggactaaaggcattcgtCACCAACGCCTGCCCAgtcttttactttatgttttattttatttttttatgagtaTGAagtgtttatctgtatgtatatctgtgcaccatgtgtgtacagtgccctcagagaccagaagagggtatcagattctctggaactggagttacgggtAATTAGGACCCACCTTGTCACTTccgggaactgaacccaggtcctctgcaagagcagccagtaccctTAACCGCTGCgacatctctccagttccattgTTTCGTTTTTTTGTTGAGACATGGACTCATGAGGTCCAGGTTGGCTCCCAAgtcatggcaatccttctgcctcagccttggaAGTTCTCATTTGTGCCTTCCCTGGGGCTAAGTCACTCCAGTCACTCACCCAGTTACAGAGTGTTGAAAGAAGCTGTAAGTCTGAGCTCCCTACAGGGTAGGCAAGCCCTGTCACATCCTCAACCACAAGCCTTTACCATCCTCCATTCCAGAATCAACAAGGCCACttaaagccaggcgttggtggtgctcgcctttaatcccagcactcaggaggcagaggcaggtggctctctgtgagttcgaggccagcctggtctccagagcaagtgccaggataggctccaaagctacacagagaaaccctgtctcgagaaaaaaaaaaaaaaaaaagaccacttaAGGCAAGCCCCTTGTCCTCATCACCTCTACAGTACCACGCTGCAACCCTTTAGGTACGATTCCTAGCCCTCCTGGCTCCAGGGACCCTTGAGAATGCAGCCACACTTCCCACTCTCCACTCTTGAGAGTCCATACACAGGGAAGAATACAACACCCCAAGATGGCACCCGGCTCCCAGCAGCCAGCCTCCTTACCCCTGCCTCCAGGGTTCACTGGCACTGAGCCAGGGCAGCTTTAATGGCGGTCACCAGTTTCCGAAACTTGCTTTCTGTGTCTACATAGCCATCACCTCtctgaggagaaaagaggagaaagttgAGCTAGGCCCCACACACCAACCGAGGCCCTAAGCCATGTGACCCCCTGCAAGACAGGGTGCAGATTTACCTTCTTGGAGTGAACCAACTTCCCGGCTACTGTCACTTCAAAGAACCCAGTGACCTGGGGAGTCCCCTCACCACactgaggaaaagaaggagataGAGGGGGCTGAGATGTCCTCTCAGGGATACCCTCCCCACCATGTCCCAGGGAGAGGACTGGCCTAATCCATCCCCACCGCCTCCCAGTCCCAAACGACAGAAAAGGTACCCACGGGATTCCGTCCCCATTCCAATACTCACAATGTCCAGGCATCCAGGGAACTCCCGTTCTAGCTTCTCCTTGAGCTGGAGATACTGAAAACAGGATATGGGAGGAGGGGGTTGTTAGGGGCATAGCCAGGCCCAACAAATCCTCCCCAGGGTTATACCCACCCTGACCTACTTCAAGACACTCCTAAGAAACGTCACTCACCTTGGGCTTGTAGCCTCAAGCTCCACTGGTAGGTGAATCCAGGGTTGCCGCAGTCCACCAGGGCAGCAAGGATCCAAGACAAACGGCACAGGTGCCCAAGTGAGGCAGGCAACAGAAgcgagatggggggaggggggcgcaGGGACACGGGCGACAGTGTAGAGATGGAGAAAGCCAACCACGCCAGGCAAGagagcagaggggaggaggggaggaggggaggcggTGGGAGGGACGGCAGAGAGGTCACAAGGATGACACAGAATGACAACGGGGAGGGAAACAGAGGGAAGTGATTTAGGACAAAAGCTGCCTCAGTAGAatcccacccactcacccactcgTGCCCCCGCCTGGCTGTCACTCAGGAATCCCAACTCTCCCCAGCACCCAGTATGAAACACaagctctccagcccccacaaccTTCCCAACTGCAGGCTATTTCAGGCCTGGAATCTGGTGCAGTGACCTCATGGGAGGCATCCTGAAAGTCGGGGGCTGATCAGAGccctgggttgggggtggggggtgctcgAGAGGACCAAGGAACCCAGATTCAAGTTATAATGTCATCTGCAGTAGGACATCAAGCTAGCCCTGCCTCATTCCCGGCCTGGGTTTCCTCCCCTGCAAACTGGAGATATAATACCCCCTTGCCTCAAAGGGCTGCATGGGTGGGGggctttaattaattaattaattaattaataagtcCAGCAGCACTTATTAATCATTTACAGCATGCTGGCTGAGTAAGCCGCAGAGGAAAAAGCCATCAAGAGAAAATGGCTTGGCTTTTCTAGACCAGGCCTCTGGGGGGGGACGGGCACAGTTACAGTGGCTGGCAGGTTAACTACCACCATCACCCCCCCTTCGCAGTAACAGAAGGGGAACTGGGCCAGAAAAGGAGTCGGGTTAACAGCACCAGCACCCACCCCACATCAGAGGCCAGCAAGAAGAGATGGCTTTGGTTtttggaggtggggaggggcGTTAATTTGCCAGGAACGGATCCCAGGGCCTGGTGGTGCATttcaggcaaacattctaccactgagctacaacctcaCGTCTACTATcgacccttccttccttccttccttccttccttccttcctttctgcggggggagagggaggagacagggtctcactgtgtagccctggctgcctggaactggCTAAGCGGACCATGCTGACTTGGAACCACCTCTCAAGGGCTCAAGTCGCCCTTTTTTCAGGGCCACACTGGGAGGGAGGGGCGAGCAACCACGATGAGGATGCAGGGCGTCCTCAGAGCTCCCAAGAACGAATATGTGCCGTCCCACCACCGCACCGGGCGGGCTATGAGTCTTCCCTACGCCCGGCAGgacagcctcccccacccccaccccccggcCCTCCCTAACCCGGTGCTGCtcgagagggggaagggaaacgGTCTGCTGGGAAGCGAAGGTTCCCCCCAGAGAAACCCGATGctacccctcccttcccctcccctcggCGCTGGGTCGGTTTCCACTTCCACGGGGTGAGGCGCCCCGGCTGTTAGATGCGGGACATCTGACTCGAAGCTCGGTTATTTCCGTCCCCACCGGCTTGCAAGTCCCCCGCTAGGGACGGGTCTGCGATGCCATCGCCGTACTCGGCCTACAAAAGGCCGGGGAGCGGGGGAGcaggggaaaggggggggggtccCCGGCACAAAGGCCGGGGAGCAGGGAAAGAGGGGACCGCGGCCGCTGGAAGTTACCAATACACGACTCGGACAGCGAGGGCCATCACTG
It contains:
- the Selenow gene encoding selenoprotein W (The RefSeq protein has 1 substitution compared to this genomic sequence), whose amino-acid sequence is MRSAVMALAVRVVYCGAUGYKPKYLQLKEKLEREFPGCLDICGEGTPQVTGFFEVTVAGKLVHSKKRGDGYVDTESKFRKLVTAIKAALAQCQ